The Desulfatitalea tepidiphila genome window below encodes:
- a CDS encoding cupredoxin domain-containing protein: MIKIKQKEIMAFSIILLALVASSSNLFAGETKTFKMTAKKYEFLPNTIEVNQGDRVVLEITALDRDHGIGIMGLDIERDLPRNKTVVIEFVAAKKGEFTIKCTTFCGWGHFGMSGKLIVS; encoded by the coding sequence ATGATAAAAATCAAACAAAAAGAAATAATGGCTTTTTCCATTATCTTGCTTGCGCTGGTGGCATCCTCGTCCAATCTCTTCGCCGGGGAAACCAAAACGTTTAAAATGACTGCGAAGAAATATGAATTTTTGCCGAACACGATAGAAGTGAATCAAGGAGATAGGGTCGTTTTGGAGATTACTGCCCTCGATCGGGATCATGGAATCGGGATAATGGGGCTGGATATCGAGCGGGACCTTCCCCGCAATAAGACGGTGGTGATTGAGTTCGTCGCTGCCAAGAAAGGTGAGTTCACGATCAAGTGCACGACATTTTGCGGCTGGGGCCATTTCGGAATGAGCGGCAAACTGATTGTTTCATGA
- a CDS encoding class I SAM-dependent methyltransferase, whose amino-acid sequence MQWTRPNSTEIIQRRYNRLAAVFDWMEWPIERVRFSGWRDRLRHSISGPRALEAGVGTGRNMAYYPPDVAVTAIDFSERMLARAKRQAGLQNKAAAVELRCMDVERLDFPDRFFDTVFATFVFCSVPDPVQGLRELRRVCKPGGKLLLLEHMRPGHRMLGLLFDLLNPLAVRATGANINRRTMDNLKKAGWHLRHAEDLSMGIVWWIEAVP is encoded by the coding sequence ATGCAGTGGACCAGGCCAAATTCAACGGAGATCATACAGCGGCGGTACAATCGTCTGGCCGCCGTCTTCGACTGGATGGAATGGCCGATTGAGAGGGTGCGCTTCAGCGGTTGGCGAGACCGACTGCGCCATTCTATCTCTGGGCCCCGGGCATTGGAAGCGGGTGTGGGCACCGGCAGGAACATGGCCTACTACCCTCCCGACGTGGCCGTCACCGCCATCGATTTCAGCGAAAGGATGCTGGCCAGGGCCAAACGGCAGGCCGGTCTGCAGAACAAGGCGGCGGCGGTCGAGCTCCGCTGCATGGATGTTGAACGGCTCGATTTCCCGGACCGATTTTTCGATACAGTGTTTGCCACGTTCGTATTCTGCTCGGTGCCGGACCCGGTTCAGGGGTTGCGGGAGTTACGCCGCGTGTGCAAGCCGGGTGGAAAGCTTCTGCTTCTGGAGCATATGCGACCGGGCCACCGAATGCTCGGATTGCTCTTCGACCTGCTCAATCCTTTGGCGGTGAGAGCGACCGGCGCCAACATCAACCGGCGTACCATGGATAATCTTAAAAAGGCGGGATGGCATCTGCGGCATGCGGAAGATCTGTCTATGGGCATCGTCTGGTGGATCGAGGCGGTACCCTGA